ATGGCTAAAACGAGGTCAAACGGCATGAAACTCGACCAATTCGAGGTCAAACAGCCTAAAGGTCAAATCCGGCCAAAACGAGGTCAGACGTCCTAAAACACGACCAAAACATGGTCAAACGGCCTTACACGGCCGAATCGAGGTCAAACGAGGTCAAACAGCCTTTAACACGCCAATACGAGGTCAAACGAGGTTAAACGGCCTGTGTGACGGCCAAATCGAGGTCAAACGAGATCAAACGGCAATACCACGGCCAGAACGAGGTCAAACAGCCTTCAACACGGCCACAAAGAGCTCAAACGGCCTTGAACACGTCAAAAATGAGGTCAAACGAGGTCAAACGGTGTTAAACACGGTTAAAACGAGGTCAAACGGACTTAAACACGGCCAAAACGAGGTCAAACAGAATAGAACACGGCTAAAACTATGTCAGACGGCCTTTGACACGGACGAAACGAGGCCAAACGAGGTCAAACGGCTTTGAACACGGCCGAAACGGGGTCAAACAgatggctcccgtttgggtgatAATTTGTTCGTGCACTTTTAGTATATAATTCGGTAATGGGTAATTACTTCAAATGAGTTGCCGGAGcactgtgtgactgtgtttaTTAGTTATTTGCCCAAATCGTTATTTTAGGCAAAagtgagaagaagaaaaaacaatgtaggaaagaaaggaaacatttttttttttaatataataaCAGTTGCAGTTAATTTATTGCAAACATATTGATTTTGAGTACCTGCTTGCACTTTTTTgaatcactcggagagaaaaaaagaagtcgCGTGAAGTGATTTGAAAACATTTAGTGAATCTGTCCGTATCAAAGTAAAAGATGAACAcccaaaaacagtcatcgccgagactataatttagatagtctcgactaactaCACCCGAAGACCGACATGGCGCAGCACTtatacttaacctattttcagCAATTCTGAGCACATGTTTTTTTGTCTGCCGCCATATCTGCAAGACTGTCTctttgatgtgttgttgttgtagagcagcgtgtgtgcttgtgtgtgcatgtgcgtgcgtgcgtccggccggccgtgtgtgtgtgtgtgtgtgtgtgtgtgtgtgtgtgtgtgtgtgtgtgtgagtgtgtgtgtgtgtgtgagtgtgtgtttgcgtgtgtgtgtgtgtgtgtgtgtgtgtgtccgtgtgtgtatgtgagtgtgtgtttgcgtgtgtgtgtgtgtgtgtgtgtgtgtgtgtgtgtgtgtgtgtgtgtgtagagagagaaaactactggaccaatcttcatgaaacttcacatgagagttccttggtatAAAATCCCCCGATGAATTTTTCTTTtattcgataaatgtctttgatgacgtcatatccggctttttgtgcaAGTTGAGACAGcattgtcacgctctcatttttcaaccaaattggttgacattttggtcaatcaatctttgacgaagtccGAACTATGGGATTGTATTGCAGCCCCGAAGCTTaacaaataattaatgaatttgctgattaaaattgtcattaaaatcgatttttcgcaaacagatttagtCTTAGTGTTTAACGATACTGACACTCCAGCGTTTTGGGATAATAGGCCTACTATACTCTGCTGCCCCAGCTCACGCCAGTTATCAAACACAATGTAGGTCATTAGTCCAACGTTATCAGACGCAGGTAAAACACATAACAGGTATAACTAAGTAAAGCAAAACAGCAAGGAGCATGCGGTTTGTCCATGTGGGTGTATAGTACAAGCTGGTTTGAAAGATACACTCCTTTCCGTGTTTGGCTCCTCATCTCTGATCTGGCCACGGTTTTTTTCctgggatcttcttcttcttcttcttcttcttcttcttcttcttcttcttcttcttcttcttcttcttcttcttcttcttcttcttcgttcatatgcttagactcccacgttcactcatcttTTTTTAGcccgagtggatttgtacgtgcatgaccggttttttttaccccgccatttaggcagcatacgccgatttcgggggaggcatgctggataTGTTCGTGTTTTTTATAACCccccgaactctgacatggtttacaggatctgttccgtgcgcacttggtcttgcgcttgcgtgtacacacgaagggggttaagtcactagcaggtctgcacataatttgacctgggagatcggaaatatctccactcttaacccaccaggcggcagcgacctgGATTCGAAATTACGACCTCCCGATccggaggccgatgtcttaccaccacgccactgcgccatTGCCTAGGATAaaacctttcttcttcttggacACATACGGAACATGAACAGCCTCTCTGGGCACCATGAGAATAAtgtaaataattattttttcttttcttaaaactcattgtctcccaggtacggatatatccgtacccactcatatggctctatctgactgtacggatatatccgctcagaatgttagcttcagtcgcttcgaATTcgtgtaacgtccatctaacgcctgcattccagcgtgttgatcgacacacagttactacacagttactacaattctgagtgacctgctgccgCACAACTGGTTTCGGCCAAAAACAAACTTgatcaacataggtggggtagacaGTGTTAACTGAAAAGCAACTGGTGTCTTTTTTGGGTAAAAAAATTACTTCATCGAACATGTTTagctcaccacagcaagcaatcAGGACGTTGATTCTTGGCATGTATTCATTCAAaaacctgaccagatctgagatggtgagccaagctATATTCTAGGAGAAggggtgtgcctttaacattagCTCGTCATCAATCAAGTAGAAAGGTATGTAAAGGTACATTCCTGATTGTGTAAGTGATTGTGATGACCTCACaagatctgttcaggcttttgcGGGGAATGAGAACGGCCTTTAActtaactcataactcataactcataactcataactcataacattttattgatccaacaaaggaaattaaattggtcatcagcacatataggtcattaattaataattataaaagaataagagaagaaaattcataaaacccatgataacaaaaaaatatctaaagtaatatatgtacaactacaataccctttttacttgcacacttgacacaccgacacaccaacacacatgcatacatacctacatacatacctacatacatacctacatacatacctacatacatacatacatacatacatacctacatacatacatacattcatacatacatacatacattccatgttaaagtgcaGCCAAACTCAAAGGCACAGTCATGATTGCTTGTCTGTCGCACTTCAgggaatgtaacgttttgttttgtcttaaatgaaacgttttgttttgtcataaatggAACGTTTTGATTCGTCATAAAtgaaacgttttgttttgtcataaatgaaacgtgttgttttgtcatacatgaaacgttttgttttgccatACATGAGACGTGTTGTTTTGTCATACAtaaaacgttttgttttgtcatacatgaaacgttttgttttgtcatacatgaaacgttttgttttgtcatacatgagacgtgttgttttgtcatacataaaacgtgttgttttgtcataaatgaagcgttttgttttgtcatgcatgacgcgttttgttttgtcatacatgaaccgttttgttttgtcatacatgagacgttttgttttgtcatacatGAAACGTTTTGTGTTGCCATACATtagacgttttgttttgtcatacataaaacgttttgttttgtcatacatgaaacgttttgttttgtcatacatGAGACGTGTTGTTTTGTCATACATGAGACGTGTTGTTTTGTCATACAtgaaacgttttgttttgtcatacatgaaacgttttgttttgtcatacatgagacgtgttgttttgtcatacatgaaacgttttgttttgtcatacatgagacgtgttgttttgtcatacatgaaacgttttgttttgtcatacatgaaacgttttgttttgtcatacatgagacgtgttgttttgtcatacataaaacgtgttgttttgtcataaatgaagcgttttgttttgtcataaatgaaacgttttgttttgtcataaatgaaACGTTTTGTGTTGCCATACATtagacgttttgttttgtcataaatgaaacgttttgttttgtcatgcatgaaacgttttgttttgtcatacattagacgttttgttttgtcatacattagacgtgttgttttgtcatacatgaaacgttttgttttgtcatacattagacgtgttgttttgtcatacatgaaacgttttgttttgtcatacattagacgtgttgttttgtcatacataaaacgtgttgttttgtcatacatgaaacgttttgttttgtcatgcatgacgcgttttgttttgtcatacatgaaacgtgttgttttgtcatgcatgaaacgttttgttttgtcatacatgaaacgttttgttttgtcatgcatGAAACGTTTCAATAACATACCATCCTTGTTTTTGCTTTGAAATTCTGCTTGGTATGCGTCTAAATGAAATGATCTTATCCCGTGTCAAGGTGtgtacatatgtgaccctccaccatggaatgagtcgcatgtgaCTTTTGCATGTGTGACAATGTGTACTCTGTCACCAACGTTATTTCAAAGTTACTCCCGGTCATTTCTTTGTCCCTCTATCTGTCCCTGTTTAATTATCTTCCcttgacccaagttgtgtctcccgctaggattattgtgtgttgtagctaattgtaggtgtgtatggaggctggtttcagattggttgattgtttgaacggGTGCGCGCGAGAGAATGAGATGTAGTGTGGGTAGATCAGACCACTGTGATTTTCGTAGCGAGAGGTCGTGATTTTGAATGTGTGTTGTTTAACATTTGATGGAACGATTAGGGTGTTACCGTGTTGATGTAAGGAGTGTAGCTGAGACATTATAACGTTTATTTTGGCGAAGGAGGTATTCGAGGAGAGTTTAAAGagaacttttgtgtgtgtgtgtgttaggagaAGTATTGTTAGAGCTGGTTTGATATCAGCGACCGGGTTTCGTCGGAGGACAGTTTTGTGACGGATTTGTGCGATCTTGAAGAGAGAAAGTTCAACACTGCCTTCTGGTATatctttaaaataaaagtcacgttactACAACCCCTGACGTGGCGTCTCTATTCTATGCTTCCTGTCTGAGCACCCCTCCTTCTCTACATCACCCCATCACACATGACttccatatttttacattttcctaaagagtttgtaatgctctatctagtggtgaaaaccgttttagaaaagagcgaaaacgttttgagttataagcctgtgactaaggtgaccctcacactgttaccagacaccccccggacttatattaagcctagcgcagaaccgcgcgaggtgacatgcgactcattccgtggtggagggtcacatgtGTGGTGATTCATATCGTCACTTCCACGAGAAAGATGCTACCTTTAATCATTGATTGTGTCAATGATCAGCCAGAAAGTACTTAACGTTATCGTACAATGCACTTGTTTCTCCCACCAAGGGGCAAAACAGTTGTTATTGCCCGTACTGTGAAAACGATAAGTTAAAAGAGCTGAACAGACATGGTTGCTGCCAAGGTAAACAGAAGAGATTCTTGCATTTTCTTGATTCTTCCATGAAATGTATTCTGGTATAGTTTGTTTCTTAACATGACCGAGAATTACTTCTGATTTTGGGTAGTCTTGTTTGCTTTACGTGAAAAGCATACACTGAATGGTGGGCTGTCTGCTTGGTAATAGTCAAGTTGAATCAAGTTTCACTGCACCCAGGACCGCAAAAAAGCCGTCAAATCAGAGCTAGAAAGCAACCCCAAATAAGGCCACCTTAAGGCTTCTTCTGATTGGCTTAGGCACTTGTGACTTTGCATCGATGTAGGAGGAGAGTGGTTCTAATGATTGCTGTATTTTGGTACAGATACGCCAAACAGTGTCTgcgaaaatcacatttgataattttgtttggatcatacctcgtatcGAGCAAGACAGAATCGAGTTTAATTTGCCTTGTTTCCGTGTGGTAATGTCCAAGCAGAAGCAAATCTATCTTGCGTAATGTCTGTTCGGTATAATGTCAAAGTACAGTAGAAACGAGTTTATTTTGGGTAGTTTCCGtttggtaatgaccttgtcaaATGGAGTTTATTTTGTGTAGTGTACGTTCGATGTCTTTTGGTGTAGTGTCTTTGGCCGTTTTCTCTTGCCATGTTAATATGCATTTACTTTGATTTCGTTTCATGTTATACTCGATCGTCAAATTGCCAAGAAATTCATGTCGCTTTCTCCAAGTTGAAAACCAGCAGTAGCatgagtcgcgctacccagagGTGTGAGCGTTTAAGTGTGGGCCTAATCAGCTACATACACTTCTAGCAAAATGACCGAAGTGTTTTATGTGTCGCGGCGATTACAAGGCGTTGGGACAAATACACTGTCTCTGAGTaacacataaagttgacccatgtccgtACCGGCCTGGATTCAAAGCTGTAACCAAAGGATCACAAGCAGAGTGATCTTCTAACTGAGCTAGAAGACCCCCCTTTTAATGCCCTGTTGAATTAGGGGACTGTCTGTTTAGGAGGACGCCCCAAAGGTGACGTCAGAGACTAGCACCTTCGATGACGCCATCACGACGCTTGGAGATTTTGGCCGTTACCAGAGGCGTGTGTTCTTTCTGGTGTGCCTGTTGCCAGTGAGCTGTGGGATACAGGCACTGCTCACTGTATTCACACTGGCTACCCCTGATTTCaggtgtgtgtccgtgtgtgtgtgtgtgtgtgtgtgtgtgtgtgtgtgtgtgcgtgtgtgtgtgtgtgcgtgtatgtgtgtgtgtgtgtgtgtgtccttctcgatcgttttctctctctcgctctctctctctctctcactctctctccctctctctctctctctctctctctctctctctccctctccttctctctctctctcccccctctctctctctctctctatctccctctccctctctttctctctccctctctctctctctctctctctctctctctctctctctctctctctttctgccaaCCGACCATCCACGCTTTGCAAAACAAAACGTCCAGCAAAAAGTGAGCTTATCCGCGTTCTGACGCGAGCTATTTACGAGCACATTATCGACACATTTCTGTACAGAGTCAGCTCAATATATGCTTTCCTACCTAAGGTGTGCACTCCCAGAACTACCAAACGACACCTACTCTGAAGCAGGAACATTCCACGAAGAACTGCTGAACTTGTCCATACCATGGGATGTAGATAATGACGACAAACCCATGCGCAGTCAATGCCTTCTCTACCGGAACCGGAACCAGTCTGCGCCCCCTGGCGAGTTATTTGCCAATCGTAGCACAAGTTCCTGTCACAGCTGGGTGTACGACCATTCCACATTCACCAGTACTTTCATTGAACAGGTATTGACAGAATATTGTTCTTGGTTTTACACATGCGTGGTGATGGTcttattgtttgttattgttggaGGTgtttgtgatgatgatgatgatgatgatgatgatgatgatgatgatgatgatgatgatgatgatgatgatgatgatgatgatgatgatgatggtgatgatgatgatggtgatgatgaggatgatgaggatgatgatgatgatgatgatgatgatgatgatgatgatgatgatgatgatgatgatgatgatgatgatgatgatgctgctgcaGCTGCTGCTGATGAGGATGAtaaaagatgatgatgatgatgatgccgaTGCCGATGCCGGTCCACTATAACCTATCAGGAAGAGGTGATGGAACGCAATGTGTGGTTGTGTtattgtagtggtggtggtaaTGTCAATCAGTTAAATGCCAGTCTATATATCTgcatttctgtctgtgtgtctatctatcATTCTATCCGTCTGTCTCAACTGCACCCAATTGCGACGTTTCACAGGCAGACCTGGTGTGTGACAAGAGGGAGTACCATGCCAACGCCGACATGATTTACATGGTGGGTCTGCTGGTCGGTTCTATCGTCATGGGTGTCGTATCGGACAGGTACGACATACATTTTGTCCAGCTCTGTTGACACTGTTTGAGATTTTAAACGCTACgtagatggaattttttttttatttatttatttttttttttagataactCTGTTATTGTTTTAAGACAATGTGGAAGAGTTGTATACCTTGAAGGTGAGTCAAGCTGAGCCACGTTCTCGGTCAAAGGGTCTGAATCTGTCTGACATCCAAGTGATCTATTCTCCTCAATAGTAACAAACAGACTGACTGGTATCAGGCTGGACACAgtcaggcaaaaaaaaaaaaaaaaaggcgacAGTTGACAGTCACGCATAACAAAATTCGTATGCATAGCTCAGAAGGATAACCAATGGAGCCACAATGAAGAACGAGCTCCGATGTGTATTATTTTGAGAGAAAACAAATTCTGTATGCAGTAGTACACACAATATGTTGCCTTTTtcatcacacaaaaaaaccaaaaagcaGAACGCAGCTCATCAGTTTTTCACTATGACCCCAACAGCCTGAGTGTCTCCACCGTGTTTTCCCAGTGATCTATTAATAGCTTAGCTCGTCTcatcttcaagaaatacaaccttTCCACTGCCCATACAAAAAGCGAAAAACACGTTTTTGAACAACGCCATTTACGTTCACTCTAATCTTCTTGGACATATTTTTTCAAGCGACTGTATACGCCTGAAGTATGACATAGACATacaacactttattatctcaacgagaaactcaggtgtggttTATCACAGCATtataatatacaacataaaacgtatGGACATAAAAAAGGCGCAAATAGTCAACGCATTATAATCAAGATTAGGATTATAATATCAAagcaatcaatctctctctctctctctctctctctctctctctctctctctctctctctctttctatctctctctctctcgctctcgttctctctcggtctctctttctctctctctctctctctctctctctctctctctctctctctctctctctctctctctctctctctttctctctctctttctgtctctttctctggtCGTCTCGCTCGCTCCATTCATTACGTCACAAGCAGACGCGCGGGTTCATAGGCGCATGGAATTAATATATGTTAAAAGTTGCTTAAAAGTGAATCTAGATTTAAACAATATCACATCATctagcaggggcggattagggggggtggggggttacaggggtttcggaaccaccacccccccccccccggctgtcccTGTCcacaaaaaaaatgtaatactaactttaaaagaaataatgagcggctgctgacaccagttgatcatgtttaaaaacaaggataagccataaattgttcataaaatagctaaaactcttcagcttcaggagggctttgccccccagaccccccaacggggccttgcccctgtaccccacaaggggtctacccctggaccccaggttgtaatattttgtgcaattattggttgattgattgattgattgattgattgattgattatttttaattatttttttttgttagtttattgatttatttaatGATTTATTTATGCATATACTTAATCGTTTATCAATTCACGACAGGTTTGGAAGGAAGACAGCGTTAATGATATGCGTGGTACTAATTATGGGCACGTCGATAGGCACGGCTTTTGCTTCTTCCTACGCTGCCTTCGTCACTCTTCGCTTCTTCATTGGCATAGGGGGCATGGGTATCTTCCTGTCCGCATACACCCTGGGTAGGTTACCTTGGTTTTTTTCGTCTCTGTTATCATATGATTGAAAGCTTGTTTGTTTTCCAGTTGGAACAAATTagataaataaattaataaatagataaatgaatgaatgaatgattgaattaatggatgaatgaatgaatgaatgaatgaatgaatgaatgaatacataaatacaatttaaaaataaaacataaatacatacaatttaaaaaacaaaacaaacaaatgtatgaatgaatgaataaataaataaattattatcttttttttaaacacacacacatacacacacacacacacacacacacacacacacacacacacacacacacacacacacacacacacacacacacacacacacacacacacacacacacacacacacacacacacaaaaccagtgttgttctcagcttcagagaaaaaaaaggtcagttggacctggactaaacatatgtataggtccaaatgtcccgctttgtttgcttgcttggaCAATGGATGGTCAGACGAACTCCTACATGTCAACATTATCGGATGGTCGACCGGCCAGGGGACAGAAAAAAGCGCTCAATCAAAATTGTATGCGCCAATGACCGAAGACAGAGGTCTTGGAACACCGCTGAATaaactttgttttaaaatgattaataacaatagcaacaacaaacacTTCCGAAGTCGGCGTCATGCTGCCCGATCAGCATGGTCAACACGGCATTGCACGCAAAATGCTCACGATAAGATGAACCTTATGGaaagaatatacctgcgcagagtcagcggcacagacgacgcactgcatattatttatgctgcgttggggattatgacgagtacttggcctgttttcctttcacgcgacgtgtagcgggctggtataatctgcagtgcgtcgtcggtcctgctgaagttacataggtgagcggagccccttagagTACAAAGCTCAGTCACCCACAAGGCAAAGACCCCCAACTGTAGTGTATGGCAGATCTTGTTCTTatttaatcgtgtgtgtgtgtgttagtgttagtgttagtgtgtgtgtgtgtgtgtgtgtgtgtgtgtgtatgtgtgtgtgtgcgtgtgtgtgtgtatgtgtgtgtctgcctgtctgtctgtgtgcgtgtgtgtgtgtgtgtgtgtgtgtgtgtgtctgtctgtgtgcgtgtttgtgtgtgtgtgtgtgtgtgtattgtctgtctgtctgtgtgcgtgtttgtgtgtgtgtgcgcgtgtgtgtgtgtgtgtgtgtgtgtgtttgtatgtctgtatgtgtgcgtgtgtgtgtgtgtgtgtgtgtgtgtgtgtgtgtgggtgtgtgtgtgtgtgtgtgtgtgtgtctgtctgtctgtgtgcgtgtttgtgtatgtgtgtgtgtgtgtctgcctgtctgtctgtgtgtgtgtgtgtgtgtgtgtgtgtgtgtgtgtgtgtgtgtgtgtgtgtgtgtgtgtgtgtgtgtgcgtgtgtgtgtgcatgtttgtgtttaaAACTAACGGACAGATTACAACTTCATTTGACTAAAGCCTGATATTACTTGGGCGAAGTGTACTTCTCCAGGCTTTGGCACTGATTAGTTCTGCAAAAAAAGTTTGCGAAGTCGACTGAGGTCTGAATGCAGGACCATCTTGAGCACATTGTGTGCAGGTCTGGAGATGGTGGGGCGTTCCGTGAGGACCGTGGCGGGCTCTGCTCTCCAGATGTTCTGGCCAGTGGGGCTGTTCCTGATGACGGGGGTGGCCTATGGGGTGAGAGACTGGCGTCACCTGCAGCTCGCCCTGTCCTGCCCTTCTGCCCTCTTCCTCGCCTACGCCTTGTGAGTGAGGTCAGCTCGTTTGATTACGCTGTTTGGTCTCTGTGCTAGATCCTTTCCTACGCCTTGTGAATAGCGTCAGACCATTAAAATTACGCAGTTGGGTCTCTGTGCTAGATCGTCTCCTACGCTTTGTGAGTGGTGTCAGACCATTCGATTACGCAGTTAGGTCTCTGTGCTAGATCATCTCCTACGCCTTGTGAATAGCGTCAGACCATTTAATTACGCAGTTGGGTCTCTGTGCTAGATCGTCTCCTACGCTTTGTGAGTGGTGTCAGACTATTCGATTACGCAGTTAGGTCTCTGTGCTAGATCATCTCCTACGCCTTGTGAATAGCGTCAGACCATTTAATTACGCAGTTGGGTCTCTGTGCTAGATCATCTCC
This region of Littorina saxatilis isolate snail1 linkage group LG8, US_GU_Lsax_2.0, whole genome shotgun sequence genomic DNA includes:
- the LOC138972991 gene encoding organic cation transporter protein-like, encoding MVAAKEDAPKVTSETSTFDDAITTLGDFGRYQRRVFFLVCLLPVSCGIQALLTVFTLATPDFRCALPELPNDTYSEAGTFHEELLNLSIPWDVDNDDKPMRSQCLLYRNRNQSAPPGELFANRSTSSCHSWVYDHSTFTSTFIEQADLVCDKREYHANADMIYMVGLLVGSIVMGVVSDRFGRKTALMICVVLIMGTSIGTAFASSYAAFVTLRFFIGIGGMGIFLSAYTLGLEMVGRSVRTVAGSALQMFWPVGLFLMTGVAYGVRDWRHLQLALSCPSALFLAYAFLINESPRWLVSRGRHDEANVILNKVATVNGVPAPPTVGGSDEKQEMKNENPLRMFTNKTTLIRTLIIFVNWVVVTMVYYGLSLNVGSLGGNIYLNNFLSSLAELIGYCVALAGLDRLGRKVMHCGSMILGGVACLATMLPVMYGGESKDWILVALSNVGKLGASSAFSIIYLFSAELYPTVARNSLMGASSMVARIGGIASPYIAQLNVIVGGDLGAALPLVIFGGSALAAGLLALFLPETLNRPLPESIDDAINYGKETKEGPPKASYTNIAFTI